One window of Entelurus aequoreus isolate RoL-2023_Sb linkage group LG06, RoL_Eaeq_v1.1, whole genome shotgun sequence genomic DNA carries:
- the LOC133651399 gene encoding homeobox protein Hox-B13a-like — protein MFLYEDPGRNRNKTMDALMSGGNAMAHSAALGAHTSPMMHTAGYSAADVSAGTSDSFTSSGPPQGALPYSYLAGGYYPCRVKAAPYVDNCEEYPSPRPKDFFYHPGPYQPVASYLDVSVVQTLGAAEPRHDGLLPVDPYQPWTLAGGWGGQVCCKDQGPHLWKSALADHASRGGRKKRVPYSKVQLRELEAEYCACSFVSKDARKKMSAATKLTERQITIWFQNRRVKDKKVKNTSS, from the exons ATGTTCCTCTACGAAGACCCGGGCCGGAACAGGAACAAGACCATGGACGCCTTGATGTCTGGCGGGAACGCCATGGCGCACTCGGCCGCCCTGGGCGCGCACACGTCGCCTATGATGCACACCGCCGGCTACTCGGCCGCCGACGTGTCCGCGGGCACGAGCGACTCGTTCACGTCGTCGGGGCCGCCGCAGGGCGCTCTCCCGTACTCCTACTTGGCGGGCGGCTACTACCCGTGCAGGGTGAAGGCCGCGCCTTACGTGGACAACTGTGAGGAGTACCCCAGCCCCCGGCCCAAAGACTTCTTCTACCACCCGGGACCCTACCAGCCCGTGGCCAGCTACCTGGACGTGTCCGTGGTCCAGACGCTCGGGGCTGCCGAGCCGCGCCATGACGGCCTGCTTCCGGTGGACCCGTACCAGCCTTGGACGCTGGCAGGCGGCTGGGGGGGGCAGGTGTGCTGCAAGGACCAAGGACCGCACCTCTGGAAGTCCGCCTTGGCCG ACCACGCCTCCCGCGGAGGCCGCAAGAAACGCGTGCCTTACTCCAAAGTGCAGCTGCGCGAGCTGGAGGCGGAGTACTGCGCCTGCAGCTTCGTCAGCAAAGACGCCAGGAAGAAGATGTCCGCCGCCACCAAGCTGACGGAGCGCCAGATCACCATCTGGTTCCAGAACAGGAGGGTCAAGGACAAGAAGGTCAAAAACACCTCATCCTAA